A genome region from Crossiella equi includes the following:
- a CDS encoding sensor histidine kinase — translation MRQRLLVVLLAFSVLAVAAFAWPLLNSTAAERTQQLQLSRTADLDRFAALADTGDLGALAVEVARYGELYGEAVLVVDTRRQDLVSTGGLGSGDPAVISLIDEALRNVRRADLAPLRPWSTGTVLLARPVGSGTRVVGAVVLRASVSAAAGDIATRWAVVLLGALAAAVVCAGLALGLSRWVLRPVRELERGVHAVTSGEPHAHVRVRGPKELREVASSFNRMSDAVSDAAERQRRLVAEASHQLRNPMAALRLRVDALGPSVAAPAQRSYQSVLGEVDRLEALLDGLLALASAENRAADPSESTVDGEGDCEPLLVVADRRDAWAAAAEDAGVALRLGRTPGSPVVAAVPADELAQVLDVVLDNAVKYAGRGATVTIRLAEQEDGLLLTVTDDGPGLTEEELALATERFWRANRHRGDRGTGLGLAIAEQLLSAHSGRLSLHRAEPHGLSVHIGLPRSAR, via the coding sequence ATGCGCCAACGCCTCCTGGTGGTGCTGCTGGCCTTCTCCGTGCTGGCGGTGGCCGCCTTCGCCTGGCCGCTGCTCAACTCCACCGCCGCCGAGCGCACGCAGCAGCTCCAGCTCTCCCGCACCGCCGACCTGGACCGCTTCGCCGCGCTCGCCGACACCGGCGACCTGGGCGCGCTCGCGGTGGAGGTGGCGCGGTACGGCGAGTTGTACGGCGAGGCCGTGCTGGTGGTCGACACCCGGCGACAGGACCTGGTCTCCACCGGCGGGCTCGGCTCCGGCGACCCGGCGGTGATCAGCCTGATCGACGAGGCGCTGCGCAACGTGCGGCGCGCCGACCTGGCCCCGCTGCGGCCCTGGTCCACCGGCACGGTGCTGCTGGCCCGGCCGGTCGGCAGCGGGACGCGGGTGGTCGGCGCGGTGGTGCTGCGGGCCTCGGTGAGCGCCGCGGCCGGGGACATCGCCACCCGGTGGGCGGTGGTGCTGCTGGGCGCGCTGGCCGCCGCGGTGGTGTGCGCGGGGCTGGCGCTGGGGCTGTCCCGGTGGGTGCTGCGGCCGGTGCGCGAGCTGGAGCGCGGGGTGCACGCGGTGACCTCGGGCGAGCCGCACGCGCACGTGCGGGTGCGCGGGCCGAAGGAGCTGCGCGAGGTGGCGTCCTCGTTCAACCGGATGTCCGACGCGGTCAGCGACGCGGCCGAGCGCCAGCGCCGCCTGGTCGCGGAGGCCTCGCACCAGCTGCGCAACCCGATGGCCGCGCTGCGACTGCGGGTGGACGCCCTGGGCCCGTCGGTGGCCGCCCCGGCGCAGCGCTCCTACCAGTCGGTGCTGGGCGAGGTCGACCGGCTGGAGGCCCTGCTGGACGGCCTGCTGGCGCTGGCCAGCGCGGAGAACCGGGCGGCCGACCCCTCGGAGTCCACTGTGGACGGGGAGGGCGACTGCGAGCCGCTGCTGGTGGTCGCCGACCGCCGGGACGCCTGGGCGGCGGCGGCCGAGGACGCGGGGGTGGCGCTGCGCCTGGGCCGCACGCCGGGAAGCCCGGTGGTGGCCGCGGTCCCGGCCGACGAGCTGGCGCAGGTGCTGGACGTGGTGCTGGACAACGCGGTGAAGTACGCGGGCCGGGGCGCCACGGTGACGATCCGCCTGGCCGAGCAGGAGGACGGCCTGCTGCTGACGGTCACCGACGACGGTCCCGGCCTGACCGAGGAGGAGCTGGCGCTGGCCACCGAACGGTTCTGGCGGGCCAACCGGCACCGCGGCGACCGGGGCACCGGCCTGGGCCTGGCGATCGCCGAACAGCTGCTCTCCGCCCACTCCGGCCGCCTGTCCCTGCACCGGGCCGAACCGCACGGCCTGTCCGTCCACATCGGACTTCCCAGGAGCGCCCGGTGA
- a CDS encoding response regulator transcription factor, protein MRVLLVEDDDGVAEALVEVLAANGHQPRRVRYGADALTGHREADLVLLDLGLPDGDGLEVLRKLRRVADLPVVVLTARGDERSVVKGLRFGADDYLVKPVRLAELLARIDVVTRRAAQRTTAPAGDVVEAGDARIDLAGRRVEVAGEPVALTAKEFDLLAALARRAGAAVSRQQLMDELWGDAYVAISRSLDVHIAQLRAKLGRPNLITTIRGFGYRLET, encoded by the coding sequence GTGCGGGTGCTGCTGGTCGAGGACGACGACGGAGTCGCCGAGGCCCTGGTGGAGGTGCTGGCGGCCAACGGCCACCAGCCCCGCCGGGTGCGCTACGGCGCGGACGCCCTCACCGGGCACCGCGAGGCCGACCTGGTGCTGCTCGACCTCGGCCTGCCCGACGGCGACGGCCTGGAGGTGCTGCGCAAGCTGCGCCGGGTGGCCGACCTGCCGGTGGTGGTGCTCACCGCGCGCGGCGACGAGCGCTCGGTGGTCAAGGGCCTGCGGTTCGGGGCCGATGACTACCTGGTCAAGCCGGTGCGGCTGGCCGAGCTGCTGGCCCGCATCGACGTGGTCACCCGGCGCGCGGCCCAGCGCACCACCGCCCCGGCCGGGGACGTGGTCGAGGCCGGGGACGCGCGGATCGACCTGGCCGGACGCCGGGTCGAGGTCGCGGGCGAGCCGGTGGCCTTGACCGCCAAGGAGTTCGACCTGCTGGCCGCCCTGGCCCGGCGCGCGGGCGCGGCGGTCAGCAGGCAGCAGCTCATGGACGAGCTGTGGGGCGACGCGTACGTGGCGATCTCCCGGTCCCTGGACGTGCACATCGCGCAGCTGCGGGCCAAGCTCGGCCGCCCGAACCTGATCACCACCATCCGCGGCTTCGGCTACCGCCTGGAAACCTGA